One Gopherus evgoodei ecotype Sinaloan lineage chromosome 1, rGopEvg1_v1.p, whole genome shotgun sequence genomic window, CAGATATGGGGTAGGATTTGTGTGCTATGATACACTTAACTAAAAGCTCAGGTTATGGGTAAAGTTCGGTGAAACATTTTACTAGAATCCTAAGTTCACTTGATATGGGTGGTTTTTGAGGCCTAGTGCTTCCTGGGACCATTCAGCCCAGGTTCACAACTTTCATGGGCTTGGACTAATTCAGTTTGCACAGCCTTTGGTTCCACATCCCTTTCCACACAAACCAGACCTTCGTTTTGTCAGGCACCAGTATTTTGAGCCCCTTCCCTCCTAGCCAGACCAGCCAGCTCTGTAGGGGTGAAACCCCTTCTTAAAGAGCCCATTGtaccctccccacagcccccgttGCCAATCCCTCCCCAAACTACCTAATGCGCTGAGTTTAACTAATCCAAGAGCCTCCTTCCAGCTGCTAGCTGCTGCAGCGGTTCCAGTCTTGTCCTCTTTCCCAGGTCCCAAACATTCCTGTGAGCCATGTACCTTCACTGGACTTTTCTCTGCTTCAGAATGACCCCCCTTGAATAAAAtttgccttccctccccccttactTTTTTTCTTGGGACCAGCTACTTTTACCTTAACCCATCCCTGGAATTAATCAGCAGACAGATGCTGAACTAGGTGTTTTCAAAGGATGCCCCATTTGGGGAGCAGAAGCTCTTGAATGGGAGAGTTAATTCCGTGCCCCATCACTCTATGCATTCAGCTAAATGAAGGCAGTTGGCCAGAGAGTGTAAAACTGGGGCATGAGGAGTTAGAGAGAGCAGAATGTAGAGGCCAAGATCAGGTACATGCAAAAgtcattcccccaccttccctctgGCAAAGAGAAGCTTGTTATGTGTAAAATGACCTGGATGGCTTGTTTTGCTTTCTCTGCCATCAGATGTGCAATTCTGCTCAGATGTCGCCAAGTGCTGCCAGCTTGGGGTAGACGAGTATGGCTGGATTGCAGCTGCTGTTGGCTGGAGCCTCTGGTTTCTGACTCTCATCCTGCTCTGTGTGGCTAAGATCATGAAACTCAGTCCCGACGAACCCAAGTATTTGCAAGCATGAGAGTTGGCAAGCCAGCAAGCACCAGCATTCACCACGGTCATCCAGGGAGAAGCAAATGGGTTAAGAAGCaattaactgctttgctgaagaAAGAAAAGGATAGTCGGTCATCTTATACCAAAAATGGGTCCAGATCCAAGTGAGGCATGGCAGTGCCTTCCCTGGGAAGTTTTATAGCTGATCCGCTCGAGCCAGCCAAGTCCTGGAGGGGATGCCAGTCCCTTGAGTAATTTACAATTAGTCTTATCATGCAGAATGCCCCCTTTCCTGGATACCTGTACTCTGCTGTGAGCTTGCCACCTGCAAATCACCTATCAGTGGCCCACATAATGCTTACAGAGGACAGTTCAGTACATAGCTTTTGACTGTCAAGCAGACAACAGGTTAGTGAagctaattttatttataaaagatgCCCCATTAGCAGCTCCATAGCTAAGAGTGTGTAACCtggaccaaatcctcagctggtatgaattgatgtaactccactgcTTTTATGGAGTTGTCTTCACACGAAAGTTGCACTGGTTAaactaaaaatgcattaaaactgACTTATTTAAACTAGTGCAGACTTCTGTGTGGACactcaaggcttgtctacacactaAAATTGTGCTGGCTTAATTTAGAACTGATTCAGTTCAGCTAGTGCAACTTCTGTGTATGGATTCTCTTGAATCAGTTCAAAATTgcaccatcttaatttaaaacagttttttaattatatatttacaCCGCTGCGAACCCATCTGGACTCACTTTGGTTTAAGAGAGcctcattttgttttaataaacctATATCAACTTAAACTAAACCCAAAAAAGCCACCGTTAAACCAaagtaagagtgtccacacacggGTTTGCACCCTTTTAACTAAATCAGCTTAAATTCATACTTAGGTTCCAACTGTGCAACTTTCCAGTCTAGACAAGGCTCAAGTCAATTTAAAAACCCACCTTTCAGACCTTGTCTACACCTGTGGTGGTGGCATGTAGGCACATGTAGCTCCACAGTGCAGTGAGAAGTAGGGAGGCAGTGGGACCTGTGAGGCACTGCTTGGATGTGCAGAGAACTGGGTAGGGTATATACCCTAACAAGACACCATTTAATACAAGGGAACTCCTCTGTGGAAAGAAACGCTGagctgaaattttaaaatcaggaaatGAAGCATTAAAAAGGAAGAATTTTATTCTTTTGTGGCTTTtttattgtgaatttttttttaaacatgcacaGAAATACCAGTAGGAAACAATCACAAAACATCGCTCATCAAGAAAACCTCACCATTTCAACatgcaaaaattaaacaaaagcaaCATTCATCTAACAAATATTGGTGTTGGACCCGCCAACTACTCCTTttcacaaaaaatatatataaacttgTATATTTACAAACTTACAGAAACAAAGGATTTGTATTTTGTCATCATTGATTGAAAGGACAGTGAGTGACAGTTAAACACTGTAAATTACGGATGAATCACAAATCTTatagctatatatacacaatggTTTTGTTCTGATCTATTATTTTAATAGTGGAAAGTTGTATATTGGTCTGACTGCAACACGATGTATGATGTCAAAAACACCACATATTGCCTAGTGTCCACATGCTGCAGAACCCTTCCTATTCTTCGCCAGTTTTAGGAGAATGTTCCCCAGATCAGAAATAGATCAGTGGCTGCTGGAAGTGGGATTAGCTACgatttctatattttttttcattaccTTGGCTAAATTCGGAAAAAAATCATGGCTCTTGATACAGTGCAATTCCACCACAAAACATACTTTATACACCAGAGTCTTGGGGCAACAGCCTCCCATTCTCAGCAAGAGGCCGGTCTGAATTATATTTACTAAATTAATTTAGAATTTTTGTTGTAAAATGGATGTATCCCAGATCCCCACTCCTGTGTAAATTTCTTATGTAGTACAAGGGCCTTGTTTGCAAGCTGCATAAACCCCTTGCATTTGACATTACCAAAAGACAACTACACAGTACAGCATATGATTTTAAATATCTATTTGGGGCTGGATCCATAGCCTTTCAGTTGGAATCACTCCATTGACTACCgcaggctttgcatcaggcccttaaGGAAAATGCAGTCCTGTTTGTGAATGTCAAGAGTATAATACTACCATCATCAATATGCTCTGGGGTCCTTAGAAGAAGTGGCAGTATCCAAAAAGCTCGCAGGCTACCAGTGCAAACAATTTAACAGTCCCATTTGTACACAGTAAGTTATGATGTAATTAAAACTCTTCTAAAAACAGAGATGGTCAATGAGGCATGTATTATATTTTTGCAATGATACgtgttgagagagacaagcacaatgtaaaatacacacacacacggcaaaTCGCCAACTGGTCTTCCAGTACAGGATTTCAAGAATCAGACAGCAATTGCAGAAAGTGCAAAATAAAAGGTTGTATCCAAAAGACTCTGGAAATGGCCTTTATAAAGATAAATAGAAAAATAACTAATGGGCTATCTTATACACAGCAGGGTACCTCATAGCTGGTGCACAACAGTTCACAGTACCCAAGTACAACCAAACGTTTATTTGTGATATGCAGCTATATTTGTTAGCGTATTTGGGAGATGAAAAACACCTCACTGTAGGATTTATGTTGTGGAGCTGCTAAATAGCTTCTTTCTGACGGATGAAATCACAACAGAAGGTTTTTCAATATGAAGATACACAACAAATAAGATGTCCAGTTTTCATTTGTAAGCCAAAGATGATTCAGTAGTGCAGCACCTTTTACAACTGTGTTCTTTATGCAAAACCATGAAGCATTTAGTCTGCTACAGTTACGCTGCTAATAATAAATACATCcgaccagaacctcagctggtgtaaatctgcatagttttattgacctcaatggagctataccaatATATCCCACTTGTCCCAACTTTTAGTTTTGGCATTACAAATCAGCAAAGCCAACCAATCTTTCACAGTACAGCACGTCAAGCCCGACTAACTTTTGTGCAAGCTTCATTTTCATCTGCGATAAACCTCACAACTCTTAAGCTAGTACATACTGTACAGGTGTTATCAGATTGTTTAAGATGTTTTAGGTACCCAcatgtctaagggtatgtctatactacctgctggatcagcgggtagcattcgatgtatcagggatcaatttatcgcgttgtctggacgcgataaatcgatccacgaatcaatgcccgtactccaccttggcaggaggagtaagtggaatCAATGGTGGAGCTgcggcagtcgactcgccgccatgaggacggccaggtaagtcgaactaagatacttcgacttcagctacacacatagcatagctgaagttgtgtatcttagtttgAATCCCACCCCTAGCGTAGTCCAGGCCTAAGACAAAGCATGCTGAAATGAAGATGGATTGACCATGTGATCTATTAAACTGTGAAATAACCTCTCACAGGTGCCGATGGAAGCTGCAATGCTCAAGTCATTTAGATCTTGACTAGTCAAAGCACCAGTGTGTGTACTGCACAGAACCACTTTGCACCAGCAGGAAGATGGACTAAATGCTCTTCCTGTCTCTAACCCAAGTAATTCAGTCCTGGCCACCAGAACAGAGAAAAGGCAAAAAGGGTTGAATTTGGATGGTAAGATAAATAAGTATCATTGAATAACCCCAGTGTGAATCTTATCGTTGTTGGTCAAACCAGAAGACTTATATTTGCTTTTGACAAGAGTAACAAAGATTCCCAATTCCAGGCATTAGATGTAGTACCTATTAAGAGGGAAGGAATATCCAGTAAAGTTGCCATTAGCTTAAACAGAATGAGAGTTCTGTGCAGCCTAATAAGATGAATAGAGCAGCAGGAGGCTTGCAGCTGATCAGCTTTTCTAATATCAACAGgtgccattgaaataaatgagcaTTAGTTGCAACATGATTCTAGTGTAAATACATTAACTTGCTCTGAAATACAATAAATTCAACTACATCTTACTAGGGTTTTTCCTTATTCCTTAACTCAAGGCTAATCTGATTAGCATTTCATGTGTGACTCTTCATCTTTCTCGATACCACTGTTCTGGTAATTACTCACACTACTCACTGTTTCTATCAAGGGGCTGTTCTTTGGGGTTTTACTGAATAAGCTACACATTAATCAATTGCACTTTACAAGATCACCAGAGGGATGAAAGCTGGCAAAACACCAGAGCTTCCTACATGCACCTAATGTTGAGTGAAGACAGAGGCTAACTTCATAAGAAAAGATGGTCTGTACTGGGACTTTAAGAGCTGTCTTTTTTAAGCCACTGAAGTTAAGAGTTCATTAAAGAAGTATATTTAATTACTCCCATTATAACCAATGACAGTAGCAGGCATTCATGGGAAGCCACAACAATTATGCTCAGAATTATATGCTCAAGATCTCACATATTTTGTGATTCAGAGGTTTCAGCACCTGCCATAGAATTCATTCCTTGCTGCACATGTGAACAGGTATCTAAATGTTCACTTTAAAAAGAATAAGGTTCCAGCCCTAATGTCATGACAATAGCCTTCCAAATGTGACTGAGTGTAAATAATGCAGtactgtcttcctgagtctgcaaacagctTGAAACAATAGCCGTAGAACTGCCCCTTCATCTAAGTGGGATGTCAACTCTGAATCCTAAGGAGGTCGGTTTAATTGTTCGCAATTAAGTATCAGCATTTCACTGCCGATCATTGTAAAAGAAGCATCCAGCTAACTCATTTGTGTTGGATGCGATGGCAAATATTGGGGCAGGAACTGCTAAATGTTGctggcatgaaaaaaaaaaaaagaattcaacATCTGCCTCAGAACAAAAAGTCATCTCTGAGGTTTGGTTGGTATCTAAAACTTAGATCACCCTAGCTACATCACATAGTGGTGTGAAAAATTCAATTcctctgagagatgtagttaagccgaACTAAGCCCCAGAGTTGACAGTGCTGCAGCATTTATAGCATAGACATATGGTGACTcaaagagggagggaaaggagagatgCATCCACATGTCACCAAAGCTAAAATGCTTCCAGAGTGCCAAAACTCAGTGTCCCCTACGCTGTCTCACATTCTGAAAGCTCCAACTGGCCCTTACTCAACTGTGGAAACCTCTAATTTCCCCCTCTGCCaacatcagctatacaattaGGTTTTTGGCATACAAATGTCTGCAGTACGTTAAAAATTTAAGGCCAGTGTCAAGTAAATCAACAACACACACTACGCATTGTATTAGTCAGATAGAAGCCTCCATATTTATACTTACCAAAAGGTGCCATAGAAGCTTGAGTTTGCCACACCAGAGAACCACAGAAACCGGGGCATGTCCAACATAATTTAAATCTGGTTGCTAGAGAGTACATGGGCTTTTCACATGCTACTGCAATATGGTTCTTTTCAAAAACAGAACAGAACTATTTAAGCAGTTGGCCTGGGCATTTTGAAGTTAACCCTTTGGAAACAGTGGATAGATTACATAAACACTCAACgactttctct contains:
- the TMEM213 gene encoding transmembrane protein 213, which codes for MKHFTIVPCTTITLIFLSIILRSSYLAEAKMSSRVSLTDHGDNGSQWPCPDVQFCSDVAKCCQLGVDEYGWIAAAVGWSLWFLTLILLCVAKIMKLSPDEPKYLQA